The Planctomycetaceae bacterium genome has a segment encoding these proteins:
- a CDS encoding aldehyde dehydrogenase family protein → MSLATESGTATAPGIRQTGILIGDEFRSSVSGKTFETINPATEEVICEVAEGDAEDIDLAVHAARSAFETGPWSRMDARDRGRLMYKLAELVEKNLEELAALETLDNGKPIGDSRAADLPLVIDCLRYYAGWADKVHGDTIPVRGDYFCYTRREPIGVCGQIIPWNFPLLMAAWKWGPALATGNTIVMKPAEQTPLTCLRLAELALEAGFPPGVINVVPGYGPTAGAALVKHPQVDKIAFTGEGATAQIIMKDAAQTLKRLSFELGGKSPNIVFADSDLDAAIAGAEFGLFFNQGQCCCAGSRLFIEESVHDEFVEKVVARARQRVLGNPFDSETTQGPQVDQAQMDKILDFIDRGNKQGAKCVAGGRRIHGPGYFVEPTVFTDVTDDMDIAKHEIFGPVMYILKFKDVGEVIDRANNTFYGLAAAVWTRDVTKAHRIAAAVRAGTVWVNCYDVFDAGAPFGGFKMSGIGRELGQAGLANYTELKTVTMSLGG, encoded by the coding sequence ATGTCCCTGGCAACTGAATCCGGAACAGCAACGGCACCAGGAATCCGACAGACCGGAATTCTGATCGGCGACGAATTCCGCTCGTCCGTCAGCGGCAAAACATTTGAAACGATCAACCCGGCAACCGAGGAAGTCATCTGCGAAGTGGCGGAAGGAGACGCGGAAGACATTGATCTGGCGGTTCACGCCGCCCGCTCCGCGTTCGAAACCGGCCCGTGGTCACGAATGGACGCTCGCGACCGAGGCCGCCTGATGTACAAGCTGGCCGAGCTGGTCGAAAAGAACCTGGAAGAACTTGCCGCTCTGGAGACTCTGGACAACGGGAAACCGATCGGTGATTCACGAGCGGCCGATCTGCCGCTGGTGATCGATTGTCTGCGGTACTACGCCGGCTGGGCCGACAAGGTTCATGGCGACACGATTCCCGTCCGCGGCGACTATTTTTGTTACACGCGGCGAGAACCGATCGGTGTCTGCGGTCAGATCATTCCGTGGAACTTCCCGCTGCTGATGGCCGCGTGGAAATGGGGACCGGCGCTGGCCACGGGCAATACCATCGTCATGAAACCCGCCGAACAGACTCCGCTGACCTGCCTGCGGCTGGCCGAACTGGCTCTGGAAGCCGGGTTCCCGCCGGGAGTCATCAACGTGGTTCCCGGTTATGGACCGACCGCCGGTGCCGCTCTGGTGAAGCACCCGCAGGTCGACAAGATCGCGTTCACGGGCGAAGGAGCCACCGCTCAAATCATCATGAAGGATGCCGCTCAGACACTGAAGCGCCTGTCCTTCGAATTGGGCGGCAAGAGTCCCAACATTGTGTTTGCTGATTCCGATCTGGACGCCGCGATCGCGGGAGCAGAATTCGGACTGTTCTTCAATCAGGGGCAATGCTGCTGCGCGGGCAGCCGGCTGTTCATTGAAGAGTCGGTACACGATGAATTCGTCGAGAAGGTCGTCGCGCGGGCTCGCCAGCGCGTGCTGGGGAACCCCTTCGACAGCGAAACGACTCAGGGCCCGCAGGTCGACCAGGCTCAGATGGACAAGATTCTGGACTTCATCGATCGCGGCAATAAGCAGGGAGCCAAATGCGTCGCCGGCGGCCGGCGAATTCACGGCCCCGGCTACTTTGTGGAACCCACCGTCTTTACGGACGTGACCGACGACATGGATATCGCGAAGCACGAGATCTTCGGTCCGGTCATGTATATCCTGAAGTTCAAGGACGTCGGCGAAGTGATCGACCGGGCGAATAACACGTTCTATGGTCTGGCGGCCGCCGTCTGGACTCGCGACGTCACAAAGGCTCACCGCATCGCCGCCGCTGTTCGAGCCGGTACGGTCTGGGTGAACTGCTACGACGTCTTCGACGCGGGAGCACCATTCGGCGGTTTCAAGATGAGCGGCATCGGCCGCGAACTCGGCCAGGCGGGACTCGCCAACTACACCGAACTGAAAACGGTCACAATGAGCCTCGGTGGTTGA
- a CDS encoding sigma-70 family RNA polymerase sigma factor: MSNHGVSDTDDLLRRSANGSASAVERLFGRYRDQLRRMVIARLDGRFLRRVDPSDVIQETLAEAHRRLPDYLRDRPIAFYPWLRQLAARRLTAVHRHHLAASKRSIVREDTPVPPISEDSLPDLATRVVGSLAEPADQVAHRETLRAVAAGLMELADDDRELLILRHVEQLSVADTAAVLRVAEGTVKSRHYRALNRLRSILKKAGIDGDA; encoded by the coding sequence ATGTCCAATCACGGTGTCAGCGATACAGACGACCTGCTGCGTCGGTCTGCCAACGGGTCCGCCTCCGCAGTCGAACGATTATTTGGCCGGTATCGCGATCAGTTACGCAGAATGGTCATCGCGCGTCTCGATGGACGCTTCCTTCGCCGTGTCGATCCGTCTGATGTGATTCAGGAGACTCTGGCCGAGGCACATCGGCGGCTTCCGGACTACCTGCGCGACCGCCCGATCGCGTTTTATCCCTGGCTGCGACAGCTTGCCGCTCGGCGGCTGACGGCCGTCCATCGCCACCACCTGGCGGCATCGAAACGCAGCATCGTTCGGGAAGATACGCCGGTGCCGCCGATATCGGAGGATTCACTACCCGATCTGGCGACTCGTGTTGTCGGATCACTTGCGGAACCCGCGGACCAGGTGGCGCACCGGGAAACCCTTAGAGCTGTCGCTGCCGGACTCATGGAATTGGCTGATGACGATCGCGAACTGCTGATCCTTCGTCACGTTGAGCAGCTATCCGTAGCCGACACCGCTGCCGTACTGCGTGTGGCTGAGGGAACCGTAAAGTCGCGCCACTACCGGGCGTTGAATCGCTTGCGTTCAATTCTGAAGAAGGCTGGAATCGACGGCGACGCATGA
- a CDS encoding ABC transporter ATP-binding protein, with the protein MIRLTEITQHYGVRPVLRKLDLEIRGPGVTAIVGPNGMGKTTLLSVIAGVLSPQKGTVEVDGMVRRSTVENELEIRRRAVFLPDRPWLPKHRTGREFLLSVGAIYGIAVDRLFAHADGLFQLFNLSRESDWPIRSYSNGQQKKLALASAIITDARILLLDEPFGGGLDPAGILALKHVLRRLAREHDYLVVLTAPAPEIIQDLADNFVVVRDGHVVAHESLDGLRRLTGIGGPLSDVLASLTSPETLENVDHYFSRVSQ; encoded by the coding sequence ATGATCCGGCTCACTGAAATCACCCAGCACTATGGCGTGCGCCCGGTGCTGCGAAAGCTGGACTTGGAAATTCGCGGACCGGGTGTCACTGCGATCGTTGGGCCCAACGGCATGGGCAAGACGACACTGCTGTCAGTGATAGCCGGAGTTCTGTCGCCGCAGAAGGGTACCGTCGAAGTGGACGGAATGGTTCGCCGTTCCACCGTCGAGAATGAACTTGAGATCCGGCGACGTGCCGTATTCCTGCCAGACCGTCCGTGGCTGCCGAAACATCGCACTGGACGGGAGTTCCTGCTGAGCGTCGGGGCGATCTACGGTATCGCCGTGGACCGACTCTTCGCGCATGCCGACGGCCTGTTCCAGTTGTTCAACCTGTCTCGCGAGTCCGACTGGCCGATTCGCTCATATTCGAATGGGCAACAAAAGAAGCTGGCGCTCGCCTCGGCCATTATCACGGATGCTCGCATTCTTTTGCTGGACGAACCATTTGGCGGCGGCCTGGACCCTGCCGGAATTCTGGCGTTGAAGCACGTCCTGCGGCGGCTTGCGCGGGAACACGACTATCTGGTTGTGCTGACGGCTCCCGCGCCCGAAATCATCCAGGATCTCGCCGACAACTTCGTAGTCGTCCGCGACGGTCATGTTGTCGCCCATGAGTCGCTCGACGGGCTCCGGCGATTAACGGGAATCGGCGGACCACTCAGCGACGTCCTGGCGTCGCTCACCAGCCCTGAAACTCTGGAAAACGTCGACCACTACTTCAGCAGAGTCTCGCAATGA
- the ftsH gene encoding ATP-dependent zinc metalloprotease FtsH, translating to MTEDRERPSAGPPKKRRPGAAPDASEKPGRGPFGPMTLVFIVLLLLGGYYIFSAPGSHGTQVPYGFFWNELLKDNVKSVQFHGEILTGEWKTVPQSKPEGLTGTLKKEFNTVLLPPYAEDRELAAELKKHGLTSLSAERTSLGPGSELLIWFSVPLLLLLFMFIMMRRTADPFSGGGMMGSFIRSPARRFEKEEGAVTYDDVAGLKTAKQDLQEVVEFLKSPDRFLKLGARIPKGVLLVGPPGTGKTLLARATAGEAGVPFFSINGSEFIQMFVGVGATRVRDLFKTARESAPCIIFIDEIDAVGRVRGAGVGGGHDEREQTLNQILSEMDGFSQSETVIVLAATNRHDVLDPALLRPGRFDRHVTVDRPARDGRLGILKVHVRKVPLADNVSLEDLAQTTMGYSGAELQKLVNEAAIHAARENKKRVEMEDFLFAQDLVLMGARRDEVMDDEEKRLTAWHEAGHAVLAWYQEGMDPVHKVSIIPRGRALGVTQLMPEKEIHNVAEDNLRLRLVMMMGGRAAEKLVFNQYSAGAEDDIERATKLARRMVASWGMSEKVGPVSFKQSEEHPFLGKEMHSYREFSEETARIIDMEVQRIMHEVNSTAIEMLSQHREQLDALAEALLKHENLERSEVEKILGPRPGAKPDNAPEEPSASTASEPPADQNNG from the coding sequence ATGACCGAGGATAGGGAGCGTCCGTCCGCCGGGCCACCAAAGAAACGCAGACCCGGAGCCGCTCCGGATGCTTCCGAAAAGCCGGGTCGCGGTCCGTTCGGACCGATGACGCTGGTCTTTATCGTCCTGCTGCTGCTGGGCGGCTACTACATCTTCAGCGCCCCGGGAAGCCACGGAACGCAGGTCCCGTACGGATTCTTCTGGAACGAACTGCTGAAGGACAACGTCAAGTCCGTGCAGTTTCACGGAGAAATTCTGACGGGTGAATGGAAGACTGTTCCGCAGTCAAAGCCCGAAGGTCTGACCGGCACTCTGAAGAAGGAATTCAATACGGTGCTGCTGCCGCCGTATGCCGAAGACCGCGAGCTGGCCGCTGAACTGAAAAAGCACGGACTCACCAGTCTGAGCGCCGAACGCACGTCGCTGGGACCGGGCAGCGAACTTTTGATTTGGTTTTCAGTGCCGCTGCTGTTGCTGCTGTTTATGTTCATCATGATGCGCCGCACCGCTGATCCGTTCAGCGGCGGCGGCATGATGGGCAGCTTCATTCGCAGTCCTGCCCGGCGGTTCGAAAAGGAAGAAGGAGCAGTCACGTACGACGATGTGGCGGGACTGAAGACGGCCAAGCAGGATCTGCAGGAAGTTGTCGAGTTTCTGAAGTCGCCGGACCGGTTTCTGAAACTGGGTGCCCGGATTCCCAAGGGAGTTCTGCTGGTCGGGCCGCCCGGCACAGGCAAGACTCTGCTGGCACGCGCGACCGCGGGCGAAGCTGGAGTCCCCTTCTTTTCGATCAACGGATCAGAGTTCATTCAGATGTTCGTCGGCGTTGGTGCGACGCGCGTCCGGGATCTGTTCAAGACCGCTCGCGAGTCCGCTCCGTGCATTATCTTTATCGACGAAATCGACGCGGTAGGACGCGTTCGCGGCGCCGGTGTCGGCGGAGGCCATGACGAACGCGAACAGACACTGAACCAGATTCTCAGCGAGATGGACGGGTTCAGCCAGTCGGAAACCGTGATCGTCCTTGCGGCAACGAATCGTCACGACGTGCTCGACCCCGCTTTGCTGCGGCCCGGGCGTTTTGATCGGCATGTCACTGTGGATCGTCCTGCCAGAGACGGCCGCCTGGGAATCCTGAAGGTTCATGTTCGCAAAGTCCCGCTGGCCGACAATGTCAGCCTGGAAGACCTCGCTCAGACAACGATGGGCTACTCCGGCGCCGAACTGCAGAAGCTCGTCAACGAAGCGGCGATTCATGCGGCCCGTGAAAACAAGAAGCGCGTCGAGATGGAGGACTTTCTGTTCGCCCAGGATCTCGTGCTGATGGGCGCGCGCCGCGATGAAGTGATGGACGACGAAGAAAAACGGCTGACCGCCTGGCATGAAGCCGGTCACGCGGTTCTGGCGTGGTATCAGGAAGGCATGGATCCGGTCCACAAGGTGTCCATCATCCCGCGCGGCCGCGCACTCGGTGTGACGCAGTTGATGCCCGAAAAGGAAATCCACAACGTCGCGGAAGACAATCTTCGGCTGCGACTGGTGATGATGATGGGCGGCCGGGCGGCTGAGAAACTGGTGTTCAATCAGTATTCCGCCGGAGCCGAAGACGACATCGAACGCGCCACGAAACTCGCGCGGCGCATGGTGGCAAGCTGGGGCATGTCCGAAAAGGTCGGTCCGGTTTCGTTCAAGCAGTCGGAAGAACATCCGTTCCTTGGCAAGGAAATGCACAGCTACCGTGAATTCAGTGAAGAGACCGCTCGCATCATCGACATGGAAGTGCAGCGGATCATGCACGAAGTAAATTCAACGGCCATCGAGATGCTGTCGCAGCATCGCGAACAGCTCGATGCGCTGGCCGAGGCGCTGCTCAAACACGAAAACCTCGAACGCAGCGAAGTGGAAAAAATCCTCGGCCCCCGCCCCGGCGCAAAGCCCGACAACGCGCCGGAAGAACCTTCGGCATCAACCGCTTCCGAACCGCCCGCCGACCAGAACAACGGCTGA